One window of the Pseudofrankia sp. DC12 genome contains the following:
- a CDS encoding bifunctional rhamnulose-1-phosphate aldolase/short-chain dehydrogenase, which translates to MNAETPAAETPAELVARSHRLGWDPRNTNYAGGNTSAKGALTDPVTDQPIDVLWVKGSGGDLGTLTEAGLAVLRLDRLRALPGVYRGVEHEDEMVAAFDFCRHGLGGAAPSIDTAMHGLVEASHVDHLHPDSGIALATAADGEALTKECFGNRVVWVPWRRPGFQLGLDIAAVKEANPQAIGCILGGHGITAWGDTSESCEAHSLEIIRTAEAFLAERGKAEPFGPALAAFAPLAPDERRARAAALAPLVRGLASTDNPQVGHFTDAPVVLDFLAGAEHPRLAALGTSCPDHFLRTKVRPLVLDLPPAAPLDEVTARLRELHAAYREDYRAYYERHANPDSPAMRGADPAIVLVPGVGMFSFGRDKQTARVAGEFYVNAINVMRGAEAVSTYAPIDEAEKFRIEYWALEEAKLRRMPAPKPLATRVALVTGAASGIGRAIALRLADEGACVVVADLDQEKAAAVATELGGPDRAIGVSADVSVPGAVAAAFVEAALAFGGVDLVVNNAGLSISKPLLETSERDWDLQHDVMAKGSFLVAREAARLMVEQGLGGDLVYIASKNSVFAGPDNVAYGSAKADQAHQVRLLAAELGRHGIRVNGINPDGVVRGSGIFAGGWGAKRAAVYGVEESDLGAFYAKRTLLGREVLPEHVAAAVFALVGGDLTRTTGVHLPVDSGVAAAFLR; encoded by the coding sequence ATGAACGCCGAGACGCCAGCCGCCGAGACGCCCGCCGAGCTCGTCGCTCGGTCCCACCGGCTCGGCTGGGACCCCCGCAACACCAACTACGCCGGCGGCAACACGTCGGCCAAGGGCGCCCTGACCGACCCGGTGACCGACCAGCCGATCGACGTGCTGTGGGTCAAGGGCTCCGGCGGGGACCTCGGCACCCTCACCGAGGCGGGCCTGGCCGTCCTGCGCCTGGACCGGCTGCGCGCCCTGCCCGGCGTCTACCGGGGCGTCGAGCACGAGGACGAGATGGTCGCCGCGTTCGACTTCTGCCGCCACGGCCTCGGCGGCGCCGCGCCGTCGATCGACACCGCCATGCACGGCCTGGTCGAGGCCAGCCACGTCGACCACCTGCACCCCGACTCCGGGATCGCGCTGGCGACCGCGGCCGACGGCGAGGCGCTGACCAAGGAGTGCTTCGGCAACCGCGTCGTCTGGGTGCCGTGGCGCCGGCCCGGCTTCCAGCTTGGGCTGGACATCGCGGCGGTGAAGGAGGCCAACCCGCAGGCGATCGGCTGCATCCTGGGCGGCCACGGCATCACCGCCTGGGGCGACACCAGCGAAAGCTGCGAGGCGCACTCGCTGGAGATCATCCGTACCGCCGAGGCGTTCCTGGCCGAACGCGGGAAGGCCGAGCCGTTCGGCCCGGCCCTCGCGGCCTTCGCGCCGCTGGCCCCGGACGAGCGCCGGGCCCGCGCCGCCGCGCTCGCCCCGCTGGTGCGCGGCCTGGCCTCGACGGACAACCCGCAGGTCGGCCACTTCACCGACGCGCCCGTCGTCCTGGACTTCCTCGCCGGGGCCGAGCACCCGCGCCTCGCCGCGCTGGGGACGTCGTGCCCCGACCACTTCCTGCGCACCAAGGTCCGACCGCTGGTCCTGGACCTGCCCCCGGCCGCGCCGCTGGACGAGGTCACCGCCCGGCTGCGCGAGCTGCACGCCGCCTACCGGGAGGACTACCGGGCCTACTACGAGCGTCACGCGAACCCGGACTCGCCGGCGATGCGCGGCGCCGACCCGGCGATCGTCCTGGTCCCCGGCGTCGGCATGTTCAGCTTCGGCCGCGACAAGCAGACCGCCAGGGTCGCCGGCGAGTTCTACGTCAACGCCATCAACGTGATGCGCGGCGCCGAGGCCGTCTCGACGTACGCCCCGATCGACGAGGCGGAGAAGTTCCGCATCGAGTACTGGGCGCTGGAGGAGGCCAAGCTGCGCCGGATGCCGGCGCCGAAGCCGCTGGCGACCCGGGTCGCGCTGGTCACCGGTGCCGCTAGCGGTATCGGGCGCGCGATCGCGCTGCGGCTCGCGGACGAGGGCGCCTGCGTCGTCGTCGCCGACCTGGACCAGGAGAAGGCGGCCGCCGTCGCCACCGAGCTCGGCGGCCCCGACCGGGCCATCGGGGTCAGCGCGGACGTCTCCGTGCCCGGCGCGGTCGCGGCTGCGTTCGTCGAGGCCGCGCTCGCCTTCGGCGGCGTCGACCTCGTCGTCAACAACGCCGGCCTGTCGATCTCGAAGCCGCTGCTGGAGACGTCCGAACGCGACTGGGACCTGCAGCACGACGTCATGGCCAAGGGCAGCTTCCTCGTCGCCCGCGAGGCCGCCAGGCTGATGGTCGAGCAGGGCCTGGGCGGTGACCTCGTCTACATCGCCAGCAAGAACAGCGTCTTCGCCGGCCCGGACAACGTCGCCTACGGCTCGGCGAAGGCCGACCAGGCCCACCAGGTGCGGCTGCTCGCCGCGGAGCTCGGCAGACACGGGATCCGCGTCAACGGGATCAACCCCGACGGCGTGGTCCGCGGGTCGGGCATCTTCGCGGGCGGCTGGGGCGCGAAGCGGGCGGCCGTGTACGGCGTCGAGGAGTCCGACCTCGGCGCCTTCTACGCGAAGCGCACGCTGCTGGGCCGCGAGGTGCTGCCCGAGCACGTCGCCGCGGCGGTCTTCGCCCTGGTCGGCGGCGACCTGACCCGCACGACGGGCGTCCACCTCCCGGTCGACTCGGGCGTGGCCGCGGCCTTCCTGCGATGA
- a CDS encoding rhamnulokinase family protein: MKQTSVAAVDLGASSGRVAVARIGPAGVDLQEVHRFPNTPVRAGGRLRWDVLALFGGAIEGLRRGISLTGGLDSVGVDSWAVDYGLLDADGDLLGNPVSYRDPGTGAAVTAVLDTLGPDELYAATGTQLQPFNTLFQLLARRGTAQGAVARHALLIPDLITYWLTGQLRTELTNASTTQLLDPRTASWSADLARRLDAPVGLFPPLAAPGTPLGAARDDLGLAQRPQVVLAPSHDTAAAVAGIPAGGDDFAFVCTGTWALVGVELPRPVITSASRAANFTNELGVDATTRFLRNVTGFWLLQECVRHWREAGDDVDLPGLVAAAAAVPGPRAVIDVQDPVFLAPGDMPRRVRAAAARTSGLALETHAEVARCVLDSLALAVRRAVRDAATLSGRPVRVLHLVGGGVANTLFCQLVADACELPVLAGPTEAASWGTVMTQARALGAVEDSLAASRATIARAVAPARYTPSPSRAWERADQACPTAAAPAWSPAVPTAT, translated from the coding sequence ATGAAGCAGACGTCCGTCGCGGCGGTCGACCTGGGCGCGTCCAGCGGCCGGGTCGCCGTCGCCCGGATCGGCCCGGCCGGCGTCGACCTCCAGGAGGTGCACCGCTTCCCGAACACGCCGGTCCGGGCCGGCGGCCGGCTGCGCTGGGACGTCCTCGCGCTGTTCGGCGGCGCGATCGAGGGCCTACGCCGGGGAATCAGCCTGACTGGCGGCCTCGACAGCGTCGGCGTGGACAGCTGGGCCGTCGACTACGGCCTGCTCGACGCGGACGGCGACCTGCTCGGCAACCCGGTCAGCTACCGCGACCCCGGCACCGGGGCGGCCGTTACGGCCGTGCTCGACACGCTCGGCCCGGACGAGCTCTACGCGGCCACCGGCACTCAGCTGCAGCCGTTCAACACCCTGTTCCAGCTGCTCGCCCGCCGCGGCACCGCGCAGGGCGCCGTGGCCCGCCATGCCCTGCTGATCCCGGACCTGATCACGTACTGGCTGACCGGCCAGCTGCGGACCGAGCTGACCAACGCGTCCACGACGCAGCTCCTCGACCCGCGCACGGCCTCCTGGTCGGCGGACCTGGCCAGGCGGCTGGACGCGCCGGTGGGCCTGTTCCCGCCGCTGGCCGCACCGGGGACACCGCTCGGCGCGGCGCGCGACGACCTGGGCCTGGCCCAGCGCCCGCAGGTTGTGCTCGCCCCGTCCCACGACACGGCGGCGGCCGTCGCGGGCATCCCGGCGGGCGGCGACGACTTCGCCTTCGTCTGCACCGGGACCTGGGCGCTGGTCGGGGTCGAGCTGCCGAGGCCTGTGATCACCTCGGCGAGCCGCGCGGCGAACTTCACCAATGAGCTCGGCGTCGACGCGACCACCCGCTTCCTGCGCAACGTCACCGGGTTCTGGCTGCTGCAGGAGTGCGTCCGGCACTGGCGGGAGGCCGGTGACGACGTCGACCTGCCCGGCCTGGTCGCGGCGGCGGCGGCCGTCCCCGGGCCGCGGGCGGTGATCGACGTCCAGGACCCGGTGTTCCTCGCGCCCGGCGACATGCCGCGCCGGGTCCGGGCGGCCGCGGCCCGGACCAGCGGCCTCGCGCTGGAGACCCACGCGGAGGTCGCGCGGTGCGTGCTGGACAGCCTGGCCCTCGCGGTCCGCCGGGCGGTGCGCGACGCGGCCACCCTCTCGGGCCGGCCGGTCCGGGTCCTGCACCTCGTCGGCGGGGGAGTCGCGAACACCCTGTTCTGCCAGCTCGTCGCGGACGCCTGCGAGCTGCCGGTCCTGGCCGGCCCGACCGAGGCCGCCTCCTGGGGCACGGTCATGACGCAGGCCCGCGCGCTCGGTGCGGTCGAGGACTCGCTCGCCGCCAGCCGGGCGACGATCGCCCGCGCCGTCGCGCCGGCGCGGTACACACCGAGCCCGTCCCGCGCCTGGGAACGGGCCGATCAGGCCTGCCCGACGGCCGCGGCGCCGGCCTGGAGCCCCGCCGTCCCGACGGCGACCTGA
- a CDS encoding DUF6629 family protein, whose translation MCFSPEADVVSAVVIGAVGVDTVRHVRTGAQWPLAVLPLLLAGHTFVEAFVWWGLRGDVSHGALTVATASYAAVAFVVLPVYVPVTVLALEHSPAHRLAEVVTLAAGVLCAAGLVAALVARPVTATPDGHHIVYHVHMYAGPVIIVLYLVSTCGALVVSGRSFLRWYGVVNMAAVGLLAWIATDAVTSLWCAWAAVTSIAVAWHLRSGGAGGQRVGRPALAGR comes from the coding sequence ATGTGTTTCTCGCCGGAGGCCGACGTCGTCAGCGCCGTCGTGATCGGGGCTGTGGGTGTCGACACCGTCCGACATGTCCGGACCGGCGCGCAGTGGCCGCTGGCCGTCCTGCCGCTCCTGCTCGCCGGGCACACGTTCGTCGAGGCGTTCGTCTGGTGGGGGCTGCGCGGCGATGTCAGCCACGGAGCCCTGACCGTCGCGACCGCGAGCTACGCGGCTGTCGCCTTCGTCGTCCTGCCCGTGTACGTGCCCGTCACCGTGCTGGCGCTCGAACACTCGCCGGCCCACCGGCTGGCCGAGGTCGTCACGCTCGCCGCCGGTGTGCTGTGCGCGGCCGGCCTGGTGGCGGCCCTCGTCGCCAGGCCCGTCACCGCGACCCCGGACGGCCACCACATCGTCTATCACGTGCACATGTACGCCGGGCCCGTGATCATCGTGCTGTACCTGGTCAGCACCTGCGGCGCGCTGGTCGTCTCCGGCCGGTCGTTCCTGCGCTGGTACGGCGTCGTCAACATGGCGGCGGTCGGGCTGCTGGCGTGGATCGCGACCGACGCCGTCACCTCGCTGTGGTGCGCCTGGGCCGCGGTCACCAGCATCGCCGTGGCCTGGCACCTGCGCTCCGGCGGCGCGGGCGGCCAGCGGGTCGGCCGCCCCGCGCTCGCCGGCCGGTAG
- a CDS encoding ABC transporter permease, whose translation MTLPPTNAPTDAPTDPFDGVRPPPTQRGAHDRLMDAAEAHDNGFRPGRTLRARVEFVRQLRRRRIHLVGLVLLLLPLAIALAFQVSSPDSSAQSNDGSFSGQLLAALATKGATNFALFTEFASASFLLVVLVALFCGDTVASEASWSSLRYLLAIPVPRPRLLRQKLIVALSLSLGANVLLPGWALVVGGLFFGWAPAQSPLGGTFTAGEGLTRLLIVVGYASLQSLLVAALAFLLGVVTDAPLGAVGGATMVVVLSNILDSITALDPYRRFLPTHFQYAWLDALGPGIQWDNMMRGAGVVLAYSAAFFALAWWRFQRKDIVS comes from the coding sequence ATGACACTTCCACCCACGAACGCACCCACGGACGCACCCACGGACCCGTTCGACGGCGTGCGGCCCCCGCCCACCCAGCGCGGCGCCCACGACCGGCTGATGGACGCCGCCGAGGCCCACGACAACGGTTTCCGGCCCGGGCGCACGCTGCGGGCCCGGGTCGAGTTCGTCCGCCAGCTGCGCCGCCGGCGGATCCACCTGGTCGGGCTGGTCCTGCTGCTGCTGCCGCTGGCCATCGCGCTGGCCTTCCAGGTGAGCTCGCCGGACTCGTCGGCACAGTCGAACGACGGCAGCTTCTCCGGGCAGCTGCTCGCGGCCCTGGCGACGAAGGGGGCGACCAACTTCGCGCTGTTCACCGAGTTCGCCTCGGCGTCGTTCCTGCTCGTCGTGCTGGTCGCGCTGTTCTGCGGCGACACGGTGGCCAGCGAGGCGAGCTGGTCGTCGCTGCGGTACCTGCTCGCGATCCCGGTCCCCCGGCCTCGGCTGCTGCGGCAGAAGCTGATCGTCGCCCTGTCGCTGAGCCTTGGCGCGAACGTCCTGCTGCCCGGCTGGGCGCTCGTGGTCGGTGGGCTGTTCTTCGGCTGGGCGCCCGCGCAGTCGCCCCTGGGCGGCACCTTCACGGCCGGGGAGGGGCTGACACGGCTGCTAATCGTGGTCGGCTACGCGAGCCTGCAGTCGCTGCTGGTCGCGGCGCTGGCGTTCCTGCTCGGCGTGGTCACCGACGCCCCGCTGGGCGCTGTCGGCGGCGCCACCATGGTCGTCGTCCTGTCGAACATCCTCGACTCGATCACCGCGCTGGACCCGTACCGCCGGTTCCTGCCGACCCACTTCCAGTACGCCTGGCTCGACGCCCTCGGGCCCGGCATCCAGTGGGACAACATGATGCGCGGCGCCGGCGTCGTCCTGGCCTACTCGGCGGCGTTCTTCGCCCTGGCCTGGTGGCGCTTCCAGCGCAAGGACATCGTCAGCTAG
- a CDS encoding alpha/beta fold hydrolase — translation MRAFFRGRRRLLAGSAAVVLVLVAALVGVAASSSDAPIRTRSQFVAGTAENGARVMLDTTLYLPRTTPAPAILLAQGFGGSKTDLDAEAHALATHGYVVLAYTARGFGRSGGLVHLDAPAYEVADASKLISYLATLPQVRKDGPGDPRLGVAGASYGGALALLAAGQDKRVDAVAADITWNDLSQALFPNAGATEPGVFKKQWAGVLFSSAAGQQTGACGRFAPDLCAAYQHAATTGQTDGAMLSLLRASSPAAVLDRITAPTVLIQGEQDSLFPLGQADANARGLAAHGTTVKEIWRSGGHDGSTSAKELAGYVEDWFGPVLLGHGRLDTSFEAAVPGSGISSDTGQTVAQNLRAGDATRSRRTSHLTVAGPPQTVYAPAGGSPAAVTAVPGLGALLANVNALGGAATPLSGPAGLATIPGQVAAFASAPLPAPLLVAGSSTITIQVAPRGAADATLFASLADLAPDGALHLPNGLVAPIRLTGLRPGVARTVTVTLPAVVTQVPAGHRVVVAVGTTDSAYQLPTDPRGYTIALDGASLRGDLSVAGIDGRIAEAGLPWSWLVVGLAAMALLLAGLLVSGVRRRARRAVMGGLATVPVVIEGLVKEYGDGFRAVDGVSFRVESGQVVGLLGPNGAGKTTALRVLMGLIRPTAGTVHVFGELVEAGAPVLSKVGTFIEGPGLLPHLSGRDNLRLFWAATGRPAQDAQFDTALEIAGLGTSVERRVRTYSQGMRQRLAIAQAMLGLPELLVLDEPTNGLDPPQIAEMREVLRRYAATGRTVVISSHLLAEVEQTCTHVVVMHKGKLVAAGSVAEIVGAGAPQLAVADAEKARQILATAGVTAQVMPAQRSLEEVFLRMVGADQ, via the coding sequence GTGAGGGCCTTCTTCAGGGGCCGGCGCCGGCTGCTCGCCGGGTCGGCAGCGGTGGTACTCGTCCTCGTCGCCGCCCTGGTCGGCGTGGCCGCGTCCAGCTCGGACGCGCCGATCCGGACCCGGTCCCAGTTCGTCGCCGGGACCGCGGAGAATGGCGCGCGGGTGATGCTGGACACGACCCTCTACCTGCCGCGGACCACACCGGCGCCCGCGATCCTGCTCGCCCAGGGGTTCGGCGGGTCGAAGACCGACCTCGACGCCGAGGCCCACGCGCTGGCGACACACGGGTACGTCGTCCTCGCCTACACCGCGCGGGGCTTCGGCCGGTCGGGCGGGCTGGTCCACCTGGACGCGCCGGCCTACGAGGTCGCCGACGCGAGCAAGCTGATCAGCTACCTGGCAACGCTGCCGCAGGTCCGCAAGGACGGCCCCGGCGACCCGCGGCTGGGGGTCGCCGGCGCGTCCTACGGCGGCGCGCTCGCGCTGCTGGCCGCCGGCCAGGACAAGCGTGTCGATGCTGTCGCCGCCGACATCACCTGGAACGACCTGTCGCAGGCGCTGTTCCCGAACGCCGGCGCCACCGAGCCCGGCGTCTTCAAGAAGCAGTGGGCCGGGGTGCTGTTCAGCTCCGCGGCGGGCCAGCAGACCGGCGCGTGCGGCCGGTTCGCGCCGGACCTGTGCGCCGCCTACCAGCACGCGGCCACCACCGGGCAGACCGACGGCGCGATGCTGTCGCTGCTGCGCGCGTCCAGCCCCGCGGCCGTGCTCGACCGGATCACCGCTCCGACGGTGCTGATCCAGGGCGAGCAGGACTCGCTGTTCCCGCTCGGCCAGGCGGACGCGAACGCCCGCGGCCTCGCCGCCCACGGCACGACGGTCAAGGAGATCTGGCGCAGCGGCGGCCACGACGGGTCGACGTCGGCCAAGGAGCTGGCCGGGTACGTCGAGGACTGGTTCGGCCCGGTCCTGCTCGGCCACGGGCGGCTCGACACGTCGTTCGAGGCCGCCGTGCCCGGCAGCGGCATCTCGTCCGACACCGGGCAGACCGTCGCGCAGAATCTGCGCGCCGGCGACGCCACGAGGAGCCGGCGGACCAGCCACCTCACCGTCGCGGGCCCGCCCCAGACCGTCTACGCGCCGGCCGGCGGAAGCCCGGCGGCCGTCACGGCCGTCCCCGGCCTGGGTGCCCTGCTCGCCAACGTGAACGCGCTCGGGGGCGCGGCGACGCCGCTGTCCGGGCCGGCGGGCCTCGCCACGATTCCCGGGCAGGTGGCGGCCTTCGCGTCCGCGCCGCTGCCCGCGCCACTGCTCGTGGCCGGATCGTCGACGATCACCATCCAGGTGGCCCCGCGCGGCGCGGCGGACGCGACGCTGTTCGCCTCGCTCGCCGACCTGGCCCCGGACGGGGCGCTGCACCTGCCGAACGGCCTGGTCGCGCCGATCCGGCTCACCGGGCTGCGGCCCGGCGTCGCGCGGACCGTCACCGTCACCCTGCCCGCCGTCGTCACGCAGGTCCCCGCCGGCCACCGCGTCGTCGTCGCCGTCGGGACCACCGACTCGGCCTACCAGCTGCCGACGGATCCCCGCGGCTACACAATCGCCCTGGATGGCGCGTCGCTTCGGGGTGACCTGAGCGTCGCCGGAATCGACGGGCGGATCGCCGAGGCCGGTCTGCCGTGGAGCTGGCTGGTCGTCGGCCTCGCCGCGATGGCGCTGCTGCTGGCTGGTCTCCTGGTGTCGGGCGTCCGGCGCCGGGCCCGGCGGGCCGTGATGGGCGGGCTCGCCACGGTCCCGGTCGTGATCGAGGGTTTGGTCAAGGAGTACGGCGACGGGTTCCGCGCGGTCGACGGGGTGAGCTTCCGGGTCGAGAGCGGCCAGGTCGTCGGGCTGCTCGGGCCGAACGGGGCCGGGAAGACCACCGCGCTGCGCGTGCTGATGGGGCTGATCAGGCCGACGGCGGGCACCGTCCACGTGTTCGGGGAGCTGGTCGAGGCCGGGGCGCCGGTCCTCTCCAAGGTCGGCACGTTCATCGAGGGCCCGGGGCTGCTGCCGCACCTGTCAGGCCGGGACAATCTGCGTCTGTTCTGGGCCGCGACCGGCCGGCCGGCGCAGGACGCCCAGTTCGACACCGCGCTGGAGATAGCCGGGCTCGGCACGTCGGTCGAGCGGCGGGTCAGGACCTACAGCCAGGGCATGCGGCAACGGCTGGCGATCGCGCAGGCCATGCTGGGCCTGCCCGAGCTGCTCGTCCTAGACGAGCCGACCAACGGGCTGGACCCGCCGCAGATCGCCGAGATGCGCGAGGTCCTGCGCCGCTACGCCGCGACGGGGCGCACCGTGGTGATCTCCAGCCACCTGCTCGCCGAGGTCGAGCAGACGTGCACCCACGTCGTCGTCATGCACAAGGGGAAGCTGGTCGCGGCCGGTTCGGTGGCGGAGATCGTCGGCGCGGGGGCGCCGCAGCTCGCCGTCGCCGACGCGGAGAAGGCGCGGCAGATCCTCGCCACCGCCGGGGTCACCGCGCAGGTGATGCCGGCGCAGCGCTCGCTGGAGGAAGTGTTCCTCAGGATGGTCGGGGCGGACCAATGA
- a CDS encoding DUF302 domain-containing protein, translating to MGTGAHGVLGQGSLSEATIVAYEARRLTIVATGGYDEFVAGFEAAVPVLEQARFQALVDSGGGWDDVLAAADENAPHGFMRFWQADVTAMMSPLGVPWRCTEYLMGNQTIAARMYRHDPAVMLYAPLRVTIHTRPDGAGCVGIDRPGAQLGSFGDPRIASVGLELDRKVAQLLEAIGVPAPSELTADDRPA from the coding sequence ATGGGCACAGGAGCACACGGAGTCCTAGGTCAGGGCAGCCTGAGTGAGGCGACGATCGTGGCCTACGAGGCCCGCCGGCTCACGATCGTTGCCACCGGCGGCTACGACGAGTTCGTGGCGGGGTTCGAGGCCGCCGTCCCGGTCCTCGAACAGGCCCGGTTCCAGGCTCTCGTGGACAGTGGCGGCGGCTGGGACGATGTACTCGCGGCCGCCGACGAGAACGCACCGCATGGCTTCATGCGGTTCTGGCAGGCCGACGTGACGGCGATGATGAGCCCGCTGGGCGTCCCTTGGCGGTGCACCGAGTACCTGATGGGCAACCAGACCATCGCCGCGCGCATGTATCGCCACGACCCGGCGGTCATGCTGTACGCGCCGCTGCGCGTCACGATCCACACCCGGCCCGACGGCGCGGGTTGCGTCGGGATCGACCGGCCCGGCGCCCAGCTCGGGAGCTTCGGCGATCCGCGGATCGCCTCGGTCGGCCTCGAGCTGGACCGGAAGGTGGCCCAGCTGCTCGAGGCGATCGGCGTCCCGGCGCCGAGCGAGCTCACCGCCGATGACCGCCCGGCGTGA
- a CDS encoding NAD(+)/NADH kinase, which translates to MVLHPRRDSAEAVGAILDWAAGIGAQVLGVDEEISRLRCAALPVAAAELGVRSDLIVSLGGDGTMLRAMRLADGGSAPVLGVNLGKLGFLPEVDVPDLPAALRAIDQREYTTEPRLAVDAELCGRTVSAFNDVAVVRVPGHGGSAAVCLRVDGRPFVSYAADAVVVATPTGSTAYSFSAGGPIVSPSVEALLVTPAAPHSAFNRGLVLSVRDDLALEVLPASGRLAVEVDGRVCGYVEPGATISLRSRPGAAHVVRLGRMTFYERARRKLRLVGSAEVEPAPAGARGGQPTDSAGHTRSLGSSGHSSPPGMTRSGPAGV; encoded by the coding sequence ATCGTGTTGCACCCGCGTCGCGACTCGGCCGAGGCCGTGGGTGCCATCCTCGACTGGGCCGCCGGCATCGGCGCCCAGGTGCTGGGCGTCGACGAGGAGATCAGCCGGCTGCGGTGCGCCGCCCTGCCGGTGGCCGCGGCGGAGCTGGGCGTTCGCAGCGACCTGATCGTGAGCCTCGGCGGCGACGGCACCATGCTGCGGGCGATGCGGCTGGCCGACGGCGGCTCGGCGCCCGTGCTCGGCGTCAACCTCGGCAAGCTGGGCTTCCTGCCCGAGGTCGACGTGCCCGACCTTCCCGCCGCGCTGCGCGCGATCGACCAGCGGGAGTACACGACCGAGCCCCGTCTGGCCGTCGACGCCGAGCTGTGCGGCCGGACCGTCAGCGCGTTCAACGACGTCGCCGTCGTGCGGGTGCCCGGCCACGGCGGCAGCGCCGCGGTCTGCCTGCGGGTCGACGGCCGGCCGTTCGTCAGCTACGCCGCCGACGCGGTCGTCGTCGCGACCCCGACCGGGTCGACCGCGTACAGCTTCTCCGCCGGCGGGCCGATCGTGAGCCCGTCGGTCGAGGCGCTGCTCGTCACTCCGGCGGCCCCGCACTCGGCGTTCAACCGTGGCCTCGTGCTGTCGGTGCGGGACGACCTGGCACTGGAGGTCCTGCCGGCGAGCGGCCGGCTCGCGGTCGAGGTCGACGGCCGGGTCTGCGGCTATGTCGAGCCCGGTGCCACCATCAGCCTGCGCTCCCGGCCCGGCGCCGCCCACGTCGTGCGGCTGGGTCGGATGACGTTCTACGAACGTGCGCGGCGCAAGCTGCGGCTGGTGGGCTCCGCCGAGGTCGAACCCGCGCCGGCCGGCGCCCGCGGCGGCCAGCCCACCGACTCGGCTGGTCATACCCGATCGCTGGGAAGCTCTGGCCACTCGTCGCCACCGGGTATGACTCGCTCCGGGCCGGCGGGAGTCTGA
- a CDS encoding M24 family metallopeptidase, with protein sequence MTDLTEDARAARLLDAEAKAVELFAAVERRGLLAPGVTEEQASDAIRDLAAELFGVSRHWHKRIVRAGPNTLLPYAENPPKRAIGADDIVFCDFGPIFEDWEADFGRTYVLGDDPAKWRLCAALPEVWAAGREYFQTHPDVTGEQLFAHLGWLAEQAGWEFGGPIGGHLIGQFPHDRIPGNKVELYVTPGSDKPMRRTDQAGRPCHWILEVHLVDRDRQIGGFHEQLLDLGDGVSPG encoded by the coding sequence GTGACCGACCTGACCGAGGACGCGCGGGCCGCGCGGCTGCTGGACGCCGAGGCCAAGGCGGTCGAGCTTTTCGCCGCCGTCGAGCGGCGCGGCCTCCTCGCGCCCGGCGTGACCGAGGAACAGGCGAGCGACGCGATCCGTGACCTGGCCGCGGAGCTGTTCGGCGTGAGCCGGCACTGGCACAAGCGGATCGTGCGGGCCGGGCCCAACACCCTGCTGCCCTACGCCGAGAACCCGCCGAAACGCGCGATCGGCGCCGACGACATCGTGTTCTGCGACTTCGGGCCGATCTTCGAGGACTGGGAGGCCGATTTCGGCCGGACCTACGTCCTGGGTGACGACCCGGCCAAGTGGCGCCTGTGTGCGGCGTTGCCCGAGGTCTGGGCGGCCGGCCGGGAGTACTTCCAGACCCATCCCGACGTGACGGGCGAACAGCTGTTCGCCCACCTCGGCTGGCTCGCCGAACAGGCCGGCTGGGAGTTCGGCGGCCCGATCGGCGGCCATCTGATCGGGCAGTTCCCGCACGACCGGATCCCCGGGAACAAGGTCGAGCTGTACGTCACCCCCGGCTCCGACAAGCCCATGCGCCGCACCGACCAGGCCGGACGCCCTTGTCACTGGATCCTTGAGGTCCACCTCGTCGACCGGGACCGCCAGATCGGCGGATTCCACGAGCAGCTCCTCGACCTCGGCGACGGCGTCTCGCCCGGCTGA